In the Pirellulaceae bacterium genome, one interval contains:
- a CDS encoding VCBS repeat-containing protein: protein MNFLRLLAFIAILIGTSRITVGEELRRLKFHHPQLVVDLGVGLWAWPLPMDYDQDGDLDLVISSPDKPYNGTYLFENKQGRQKHPVFEAPRRISRGLRNVRLSFVEGEPRVLGPGKEYHQFFSKGLDADRPLPFPASFHQPIGDKSNKTRANQWHLCDFDQDGDDDLIIGIGDWSDYGWDDAFDQAGNWTNGPLHGFVYFVPNEGTSNQPKFNRAEQLRTTEGPIDVFGWPSPNLADFDQDGDLDLICGEFLDGFTYFENLGGTDEQLFSTGRRITDGHRTIQMDLQMIVPVGIDWDHDGDQDLIVGDEDGRVALVENTGQMQNAVPVFKQPFYFQQKADLVKCGALSTPCGFDWDGDGDDDIVSGNTAGYIEFFENLGPSPATPDQVRWQRPQRLAAAGKTIRIQAGPNGSIQGPCEAKWGYTTLSVADWDHDQRPDVIANSIWGKVIWFRNIGTRSNPQLAAAQPIQVQWSESPLKPAWNWWSPNGQELVTQWRTTPVVVDWTKDGLNDLVMLDHEGYLCLYERKQGPNQLALLPPKRLFANTHGEPIRMNSRSAGGSGRRKLSIVDWDEDGHLDLLANSKNADLYRQIPAAHGGRSQRVTLQQEGALSDRMISSHTTSPTSIDLNRNGIPDLLVGAEDGHFYYLSR from the coding sequence ATGAACTTCCTGCGCCTGCTAGCGTTTATTGCCATCCTCATTGGAACCAGCCGGATCACTGTCGGAGAAGAACTGCGGCGACTGAAATTCCATCACCCGCAGCTGGTCGTCGACCTGGGCGTGGGCCTTTGGGCCTGGCCGCTTCCAATGGATTACGATCAGGATGGTGACCTGGATCTGGTCATTTCCTCACCCGACAAGCCTTACAACGGCACCTATCTGTTCGAGAATAAACAGGGGCGACAAAAGCATCCGGTATTTGAGGCTCCGCGCAGAATCAGTCGCGGCTTACGAAATGTGCGATTGTCTTTCGTTGAGGGCGAACCACGCGTACTTGGCCCTGGCAAAGAGTACCACCAGTTTTTCAGTAAGGGGCTCGATGCAGACCGTCCACTGCCCTTCCCTGCTTCATTTCATCAGCCCATTGGCGATAAAAGTAACAAAACGCGAGCGAATCAATGGCACCTCTGTGATTTCGACCAGGACGGGGATGACGATCTAATCATTGGCATCGGGGATTGGAGTGACTATGGGTGGGATGATGCGTTCGATCAGGCCGGTAATTGGACCAATGGGCCCCTGCATGGCTTTGTCTATTTTGTACCGAACGAAGGGACTTCCAATCAGCCCAAGTTCAATCGGGCTGAACAATTACGAACCACGGAGGGACCAATCGATGTTTTTGGATGGCCCTCGCCCAATCTTGCCGACTTTGATCAGGACGGCGATCTCGATTTGATCTGTGGCGAGTTCTTAGATGGTTTTACTTATTTTGAAAATCTTGGAGGAACTGACGAGCAACTATTTTCCACAGGCCGTCGGATCACTGACGGCCATCGTACCATTCAGATGGATCTCCAGATGATTGTTCCCGTCGGTATCGACTGGGACCATGATGGAGACCAAGATTTGATTGTCGGCGATGAAGATGGTCGTGTCGCATTGGTCGAGAACACGGGTCAAATGCAAAATGCAGTACCTGTTTTCAAGCAGCCCTTTTATTTCCAACAAAAAGCTGATTTGGTCAAGTGTGGAGCACTTTCAACACCCTGTGGATTCGATTGGGACGGCGATGGGGATGACGACATCGTATCGGGGAATACAGCCGGCTACATTGAGTTCTTCGAGAATCTAGGCCCCTCTCCAGCGACCCCAGATCAAGTTCGCTGGCAACGGCCCCAACGATTGGCTGCAGCTGGAAAAACAATTCGGATTCAAGCTGGCCCGAATGGCTCCATCCAAGGTCCTTGTGAAGCAAAATGGGGCTACACGACTTTGAGCGTAGCAGATTGGGATCATGACCAGAGACCAGATGTCATTGCAAATTCGATTTGGGGAAAAGTCATTTGGTTTCGCAACATTGGCACCCGAAGCAATCCTCAACTGGCCGCTGCCCAACCCATTCAAGTCCAATGGTCAGAAAGTCCCCTCAAACCAGCCTGGAATTGGTGGTCGCCGAACGGGCAAGAACTGGTGACTCAATGGCGAACCACCCCCGTTGTCGTTGACTGGACAAAAGACGGGCTCAATGATCTCGTCATGCTCGACCATGAAGGCTATCTTTGCCTGTACGAAAGAAAACAAGGGCCCAACCAACTCGCCCTCCTCCCCCCCAAACGATTATTTGCTAACACCCATGGCGAACCGATACGGATGAATTCTCGATCCGCCGGCGGCAGTGGTCGCCGCAAATTATCGATCGTGGACTGGGACGAAGATGGGCATCTGGATTTGCTGGCAAACAGCAAAAATGCCGACCTCTACCGCCAAATTCCCGCGGCCCATGGTGGACGTTCCCAGCGAGTTACCCTCCAACAGGAAGGCGCACTCTCAGATCGAATGATTTCGAGTCACACGACCAGCCCAACGAGCATCGATTTGAATCGAAACGGCATTCCCGACTTGCTTGTCGGTGCTGAGGACGGTCATTTTTATTACCTTTCAAGATAA
- a CDS encoding SAM-dependent methyltransferase codes for MTAESVRSPMPFLFVCCQAGAEATVKSDLVRESSQWRLAFSRPGFVTFKLPPNEFHNNPQLKSAFARTYGWSIGRTEAGDISAACDLLLGQRVHHIHVWPRDICLPGDRGFQPGPTEECNEIGARLLAAARSRGIANAKVTVNRQAKIGQTVLDCVVVDQNQWWIGHHTVSCFGQQWPGGVPAINRPESIVSRAYMKMDEALQWSRLPIQKGDAVVEIGSAPGGACQRLLEAGLRVTGVDPSEMDASILKHPNFTHFRKRGSDVRRRDYRDFKWLMADSNVAPNHTLDTVEAIVTHELTNLRGFLLTLKLLEWKLVDEVPEFLQRVRSWGYEYVRCRQLAFQRQEICVAALKTRSMRRPRRTSVVRQKRKTDSSALHRSRDESDAPS; via the coding sequence ATGACTGCCGAATCTGTCCGTTCGCCGATGCCGTTTCTATTTGTCTGCTGCCAGGCGGGCGCGGAGGCAACGGTTAAATCCGATCTAGTACGAGAATCGTCCCAGTGGCGACTGGCGTTTTCGCGTCCGGGCTTTGTTACGTTCAAATTGCCACCCAACGAATTCCACAATAATCCACAATTGAAGTCCGCGTTTGCGCGAACCTACGGCTGGTCGATTGGCCGCACGGAAGCCGGGGATATTTCAGCTGCTTGTGACTTGTTGCTGGGGCAACGTGTCCATCATATTCACGTCTGGCCACGTGACATCTGTTTGCCCGGAGATCGTGGCTTTCAGCCGGGGCCAACCGAAGAGTGCAATGAAATTGGCGCTCGGTTGTTGGCGGCGGCTAGAAGTCGAGGTATTGCCAACGCCAAAGTCACTGTGAATCGACAGGCAAAAATTGGCCAAACGGTTCTCGACTGTGTGGTTGTCGATCAAAATCAATGGTGGATTGGACATCATACGGTGTCTTGTTTTGGTCAGCAGTGGCCTGGTGGTGTGCCGGCCATTAACAGGCCTGAATCAATCGTGTCGAGAGCCTACATGAAGATGGATGAGGCCTTACAATGGTCGCGGCTCCCGATTCAAAAAGGAGACGCGGTTGTTGAAATCGGTAGTGCTCCTGGAGGAGCTTGTCAGCGATTGCTCGAAGCTGGACTTAGAGTCACGGGTGTCGACCCTTCTGAAATGGACGCTTCGATTCTAAAACACCCTAATTTTACCCATTTTAGGAAACGGGGAAGCGATGTTCGTCGCCGTGACTACCGCGACTTTAAATGGCTGATGGCCGACTCCAATGTGGCGCCGAATCACACGCTTGATACGGTCGAGGCGATTGTTACTCACGAGCTAACGAACTTACGAGGGTTTTTGCTGACGCTCAAGCTGCTTGAATGGAAGCTCGTGGATGAAGTCCCCGAATTCTTGCAGCGGGTGCGATCCTGGGGTTACGAATACGTCCGCTGCCGTCAATTGGCATTTCAACGACAAGAAATTTGCGTGGCGGCACTGAAGACGCGATCAATGCGACGTCCACGTCGTACAAGCGTTGTGAGGCAAAAGCGAAAAACGGATAGTTCTGCTTTGCATCGATCGCGGGATGAGTCGGATGCGCCCAGTTAG